The Pyrus communis chromosome 2, drPyrComm1.1, whole genome shotgun sequence genome includes a window with the following:
- the LOC137726384 gene encoding putative proline-rich receptor-like protein kinase PERK6 yields MGSSDDQNSSSDSPPSDSSSSSNNSSPPSDSNSSKNSNNNSQDSGNSSDNSSSSNNSKNSPPSNNNNNSNDNSNNSNNSNGNSNGNKNSNSNGNSNGNSNGDSNGNSDSNDNNNSNDNNSNNNSNSQKSPPQNSDSQKSPPQNNGGDKNSNSQKSPPQNSNSQKSPSSQNNGADNNSNSQKSPPQNSNSQKSPPKSSQGNWSPKSSDDWSPPALGSSSKSHRSPSSDNDGSPPPSHSGSSTPIIVGVVAAAGVFLLVMVLFFLACSKRRKKRQTSSHLMENPEPYRPNGSGEYWQGEPKSSEHVLNMPPSGRAPNGGWTMSSGGAPPTMSSGMSSANFSGPHGPPLPPPHPNVAFGFNKSTFTYEELAAATSGFDQAKLLGQGGFGFVHKGVLPNGKEIAVKSLKAGSGQGDREFAAEVEIISRVHHRHLVSLVGYCLAGEKKLLVYEYVANNNLEFHLRGANRPPLEWTNRVKIAVGSAKGLAYLHEDCHPKIIHRDIKAANILIDYSFEAKVADFGLAKLNQENVTHVSTRVMGTFGYLAPEYASSGKLTEKSDVFSFGIMLLELITGRPPVDLSGECEEDTLVDWARPLCMKAIDTGDYSELLDPRLENNYDQEQAARMVACAAASVRHSAKKRPKMSQVVRALEGDVSMEDLHEGIKGHFGSSGSASTDSDNDSYNAKMKGLRKPALMDSTEYPSSEYGATTE; encoded by the exons ATGGGTTCCTCTGATGATCAGAATTCGTCATCAGATTCTCCACCGTCGGACTCTTCATCATCTTCGAACAACTCATCGCCTCCCTCCGACAGCAACTCCTCCAAAAATTCAAACAACAACTCACAAGACTCGGGTAACTCATCAGATAATTCATCGTCTTCTAACAACTCGAAAAACTCACCGCcttccaacaacaacaacaattccAACGACAACTCCAacaattccaacaactcaaacgggAACTCAAATGGCAACAAAAACAGCAATTCAAATGGCAACTCGAATGGAAACTCGAACGGCGACTCAAATGGAAACTCAGACTCAAACGACAACAATAACTCAAATGACAACAACTCGAACAATAACTCCAATTCCCAAAAGTCCCCTCCACAAAACTCCGACTCCCAAAAATCTCCTCCTCAGAACAATGGAGGGGACAAAAACTCCAACTCCCAAAAGTCACCCCCACAAAACTCCAACTCCCAAAAATCTCCCTCTTCCCAGAACAACGGAGCGGACAATAACTCCAATTCCCAAAAGTCCCCTCCACAAAACTCCAACTCCCAAAAATCTCCACCCAAATCATCCCAGGGGAATTGGTCACCGAAGTCGTCTGATGATTGGTCACCCCCAGCACTTGGATCATCAAGCAAGTCACATCGCTCACCATCATCAGACAATGATGGATCGCCGCCACCATCGCACTCAGGGAGCTCCACGCCTATCATAGTAGGAGTTGTAGCTGCGGCAGGGGTGTTCTTGCTTGTCATGGTTTTGTTCTTCTTGGCTTGCTcaaagagaaggaagaagagacaGACTTCTTCCCACCTCATGGAGAACCCTGAACCATATCGTCCAAATG GAAGTGGTGAGTATTGGCAAGGTGAACCTAAAAGCTCCGAGCACGTTCTTAATATGCCTCCTTCTGGCCGTGCGCCCAATGGAGGTTGGACTATGTCATCCGGTGGAGCACCCCCCACGATGAGCAGTGGAATGAGCTCCGCCAACTTCTCCGGTCCACACGGTCCCCCCCTGCCACCTCCACACCCTAATGTGGCATTCGGGTTCAACAAGAGCACCTTCACCTATGAAGAACTGGCGGCTGCAACCTCAGGGTTTGACCAAGCCAAGCTATTAGGCCAAGGTGGTTTTGGGTTTGTGCACAAAGGGGTGTTGCCAAATGGAAAGGAAATTGCCGTTAAGAGCCTCAAAGCGGGTAGCGGACAAGGTGACCGTGAATTTGCAGCCGAGGTTGAGATCATCAGCCGTGTTCATCATCGCCACCTTGTGTCGCTTGTTGGGTACTGCCTTGcaggagaaaaaaaattgttggtgTATGAATATGTTGCTAATAACAACCTCGAGTTCCACCTTCGGG GTGCGAATCGGCCTCCCTTGGAATGGACCAACAGGGTCAAAATTGCTGTGGGATCGGCTAAAGGGCTTGCTTATTTGCACGAAGACT GTCACCCGAAGATTATCCACCGTGATATTAAAGCTGCAAATATTCTGATTGACTATAGTTTCGAAGCTAAG GTGGCAGATTTTGGACTAGCAAAGCTAAACCAGGAAAATGTTACCCATGTATCTACTCGTGTCATGGGAACATTTGG GTATTTGGCTCCTGAGTACGCATCGAGTGGCAAGCTGACCGAGAAGTCTGACGTCTTCTCTTTTGGTATTATGCTTCTGGAGCTGATCACTGGGCGCCCCCCGGTGGACTTGTCTGGGGAATGTGAGGAAGATACCTTAGTAGACTGG GCAAGGCCTCTCTGCATGAAAGCAATAGACACTGGGGACTATTCTGAATTGTTGGATCCACGACTAGAGAACAATTACGACCAGGAACAAGCGGCACGCATGGTGGCGTGTGCGGCTGCGAGTGTTCGACACTCTGCGAAGAAACGTCCGAAAATGAGCCAG GTTGTTCGTGCATTGGAAGGCGATGTCTCAATGGAAGACTTGCACGAGGGGATTAAAGGGCACTTTGGGTCGTCTGGCTCGGCTTCCACCGATAGTGATAATGATTCGTATAACGCGAAAATGAAAGGGCTTAGGAAGCCGGCGTTGATGGACAGCACAGAATATCCAAGCAGCGAGTACGGTGCTACAACCGA GTAG
- the LOC137725849 gene encoding coatomer subunit gamma-like isoform X1 — MAQPLAKKDDDRDDEEYSPFLGIEKGAVLQEARVFNDPQLDARRCSQVITKLLYLLNQGESFTKVEATEVFFSVTKLFQSRDIGLRRMVYLIIKELSPSADEVIIVTSSLMKDMNSKTDMYRANAIRVLCQITDGTLLTQIERYLKQAIVDKNPVVASAALVSGIHLLQTNPEIVKRWSNEVQDAVQSRAALVQFHAVALLHQIRQNDRLAVSKLVTSLTRGTVRSPLAQCLLIRYTSQVIRESGNVQTGDRPFYDYLEGCLRHKSEMVIFEAARAITELHGVTPRELTPAITVLQLFLSSSKPVLRFAAVRTLNKVAMTHPVPVTNCNIDMESLISDQNRSIATLAITTLLKTGNESSVDRLMKQITNFMSDIADEFKIVVVEAIRSLCLKFPLKFRALMNFLSNILREEGGFEYKKAIVDSIVILIRDIPDAKESGLLHLCEFIEDCEFTYLSTQILHFLGIEGPKTSDPSKYIRYIYNRVHLENATVRASAVSTLAKFGALVDSLKPRVFILLRRCLFDSDDEVRDRATLYLNTLGGDGSVVETDNDVKDFLFGSLDVPLVNLEASLKNYEASEEPFDIKSVPKEVKSQPLAEKKAQSKKPTGLGAPPTGPASTVDAYETLLSSIPEFSNFGKLFKSSAPVELTEPETEYAVNVVKHIFDSHVVFQYNCTNTIPEQLLEDVIVVVDASEAEEFSEVASRSLRSLPYDTPGQTFLAFEKPEGVPAVGKFTNLLRFIVKEVDPTTGEAEEDGVEDEYQLEDLEVVAADYILKVPVFNFKNAWESMGADFERVDEYGLGPRENLTEAVNAVISLLGMQPCEGTEVVASNSRSHTCVLSGVYIGNVKVLVRLLFGIDSSSKEVAMKLAVRSEDGAVSDAIHEIVASG, encoded by the exons ATGGCTCAGCCTCTCGCGAAGAAGGACGACGATCGCGACGATGAAG AGTACTCGCCATTTCTGGGGATTGAGAAGGGTGCCGTTCTTCAGGAAGCGAGAGTTTTCAATGATCCTCAACTCGATGCTAGAAGATGCTCCCAG GTTATCACAAAACTTTTGTACCTACTGAACCAGGGGGAAAGCTTTACAAAG GTTGAAGCTACAGAAGTTTTCTTTTCTGTGACTAAGCTTTTCCAATCAAGAGATATAGGATTGAGGAGAATGGTTTACCTGATCATAAAAGAATTGTCCCCCTCTGCAGATGAG GTTATTATTGTGACAAGCTCCCTGATGAAAGATATGAATAGTAAAACCGACATGTATCGGGCAAATGCCATCCGTGTGCTCTGTCAGATTACGGATGGAACCCTTCTTACCCAGATTGAGCGGTATTTGAAACAAGCCATTGTTGATAAGAATCCAGTGGTTGCGAGTGCAGCTCTAGTCAGTGGGATCCATCTGCTCCAG ACTAACCCAGAGATTGTCAAAAGGTGGAGTAATGAGGTTCAGGACGCTGTCCAGTCAAGAGCAGCCCTTGTACAATTCCATGCAGTTGCTTTACTTCATCAG ATACGACAGAATGACCGTCTTGCTGTTAGCAAGTTGGTTACCAGCTTGACAAGGGGGACAGTCCGCTCTCCATTGGCCCAGTGCTTGTTGATTCGTTATACTAGTCAG GTTATCCGCGAGTCTGGAAATGTACAAACAGGGGACCGTCCCTTTTACGATTATCTTGAGGGTTGTCTTCGCCACAAATCAGAGATGGTGATTTTTGAGGCTGCTAGAGCAATTACAGAGCTCCATGGTGTGACCCCCAGAGAACTTACTCCAGCAATCACTGTTCTGCAGCTATTTCTAAGTTCTTCCAAACCAGTTTTAAGATTTGCTGCTGTCCGCACCTTGAATAAG GTGGCAATGACACATCCAGTGCCTGTCACAAACTGCAACATTGATATGGAGAGTTTGATTTCTGACCAGAACAGAAGCATTGCCACACTTGCAATCACAACACTTCTGAAGACAGGAAACGAATCAAGTGTGGATCGCTTGATGAAGCAGATAACTAATTTCATGTCAGATATTGCTGACGAGTTCAAAATTGTTGTTGTGGAAGCCATAAGATCATTGTGTTTGAAATTTCCATTGAAGTTCAGAGCTTT GATGAACTTTTTGAGCAACATTCTCAGAGAAGAAGGTGGATTTGAGTACAAAAAGGCAATTGTTGATTCAATTGTGATTCTCATAAGAGATATTCCTGATGCAAAAGAAAGTGGCTTGCTTCATCTCTGTGAGTTCATCGAAGATTGTGAATTCACCTATCTTTCTACACAG ATACTCCACTTTTTGGGTATTGAAGGGCCAAAAACATCTGATCCAAGCAAATATATACGGTACATTTATAATCGAGTACATCTTGAGAATGCCACTGTTCGTGCCAGTGCGGTTAGTACATTGGCAAAATTTGGTGCTTTGGTTGATTCATTGAAG CCACGAGTGTTTATTCTGCTGCGAAGATGTCTCTTTGACAGTGATGATGAG GTTCGTGATAGGGCAACACTCTATCTAAATACTCTTGGCGGAGATGGTTCAGTTGTTGAGACTGACAATGATGTAAAGGACTTCCTCTTTGGGTCTCTGGATGTCCCACTTGTCAATCTGGAGGCAAGTTTGAAGAATTAT GAGGCTTCGGAAGAACCATTTGACATTAAATCTGTACCCAAGGAGGTTAAGTCGCAGCCACTTGCTGAGAAGAAAGCCCAGAGTAAAAAGCCAACTGGTCTTGGTGCTCCTCCAACTGGCCCTGCATCCACAGTTGATGCTTATGAGACGCTGCTTTCCTCTATTCCGGAGTTTTCAAACTTTGGGAAACTATTCAAG TCCTCAGCACCTGTGGAGTTAACAGAGCCAGAAACCGAATATGCAGTTAATGTTGTCAAGCACATTTTTGATAGCCATGTTGTGTTCCAGTACAACtgcaccaataccattcccgaGCAATTACTGGAAGAT GTCATTGTCGTGGTGGATGCTTCAGAAGCTGAGGAATTTTCTGAAGTGGCATCCAGGTCTCTCAGGTCTCTTCCGTATGATACACCTGGACAAACCTTTTTGGCATTTGAGAAGCCAGAAGGTGTCCCTGCAGTTGGAAAATTTACAAACTTGTTGAGGTTCATTGTTAAAGAG GTTGATCCAACCACTGGTGAGGCAGAGGAAGATGGTGTGGAAGATGAATACCAGCTGGAAGATCTTGAGGTTGTTGCTGCTGATTACATTTTGAAGGTTCCAGTCTTCAATTTCAAGAATGCTTGGGAAAGCATGGGCGCAGATTTTGAGCGGGTAGATGAATATGGCCTGGGGCCAAGGGAGAACTTGACTGAAGCTGTTAATGCTGTCATCAGCCTCCTTGGAATGCAACCCTGTGAG GGCACAGAGGTCGTTGCGAGCAACTCAAGGTCACACACTTGTGTATTGTCCGGTGTATATATAGGCAATGTGAAGGTCCTTGTGCGGTTGTTATTTGGAATTGATAGTTCATCAAAGGAGGTTGCGATGAAACTCGCTGTGAGATCTGAGGACGGAGCTGTTAGTGATGCGATTCATGAGATTGTAGCCAGTGGGTAG
- the LOC137725849 gene encoding coatomer subunit gamma-2-like isoform X2 encodes MGADFERVDEYGLGPRENLTEAVNAVISLLGMQPCEGTEVVASNSRSHTCVLSGVYIGNVKVLVRLLFGIDSSSKEVAMKLAVRSEDGAVSDAIHEIVASG; translated from the exons ATGGGCGCAGATTTTGAGCGGGTAGATGAATATGGCCTGGGGCCAAGGGAGAACTTGACTGAAGCTGTTAATGCTGTCATCAGCCTCCTTGGAATGCAACCCTGTGAG GGCACAGAGGTCGTTGCGAGCAACTCAAGGTCACACACTTGTGTATTGTCCGGTGTATATATAGGCAATGTGAAGGTCCTTGTGCGGTTGTTATTTGGAATTGATAGTTCATCAAAGGAGGTTGCGATGAAACTCGCTGTGAGATCTGAGGACGGAGCTGTTAGTGATGCGATTCATGAGATTGTAGCCAGTGGGTAG
- the LOC137725912 gene encoding guanine nucleotide-binding protein subunit beta-1: MSVAELKERHVAASDTVNSLRERLKQKRASLLDTDVAGYARSQGKTPVTFGPTDLVCCRTLQGHTGKVYSLDWTSEKNRIVSASQDGRLIVWNALTSQKTHAIKLPCAWVMTCAFSPTGQSVACGGLDSVCSIFNLNSLCDKDGNLPVSRTLSGHKGYVSSCQYVPDEDTHLISGSGDQTCVLWDITTGLRTSVFGGEFQSGHTADVVSVSINQSNSRLFVSGSCDTTARLWDTRVASRAVRTFHGHEGDVNVVKFFPDGNRFGTGSDDGTCRLFDIRTGHQLQVYHQPHGDNDIPPVKTIAFSISGRLLFAGYTNGDCYVWDTLLAKVVLNLGSLQNSHEAQISCLGLSADGSALCTGSWDTNLKIWAFGGHRKII, from the exons ATGTCAGTCGCGGAGCTCAAAGAGCGCCACGTGGCGGCGAGCGACACCGTCAACTCACTCAGAGAGCGGTTGAAGCAGAAACGCGCTTCCTTGCTCGACACAGATG TGGCTGGGTATGCAAGGTCACAGGGGAAGACTCCGGTCACATTTGGCCCCACCGATCTCGTATGCTGTAGAACCTTGCAAGGTCATACAGGAAAG GTGTATTCGTTAGATTGGACCTCTGAAAAGAATCGAATTGTCAGTGCATCTCAAGACGGGCGTTTGATAGTGTGGAATGCACTAACAAGCCAGAAAACTCATGCCATAAAACTACCTTGTGCATGGGTCATGACTTGTGCTTTCTCACCGACCGGTCAATCTGTTGCTTGTGGTGGTCTTGATAGCGTTTGCTCTATTTTCAACCTGAATTCCCTGTGTGACAAGGATGGGAATCTACCTGTATCAAGAACACTTAGTGGGCATAAGGGTTATGTTTCCTCCTGTCAATACGTTCCAGATGAGGACACTCACCTGATTAGTGGATCTGGAGATCAAACGTGTGTTTTATGGGATATTACTACTGGACTCAGGACTTCAGTTTTTGGAGGTGAATTTCAGTCTGGACACACTGCAGATGTAGTGAG TGTGTCCATCAATCAAAGCAACTCGAGGTTGTTTGTGTCTGGTTCTTGTGATACAACTGCCCGATTGTGGGATACTCGTGTTGCTAGTCGAGCAGTGCGGACGTTTCATGGTCATGAGGGGGATGTTAATGTGGTAAAGTTCTTTCCAGATGGAAATAGATTTGGAACTGGCTCAGATGATGGAACTTGCAGATTGTTTGACATTAGAACTGGGCACCAGCTCCAAGTATACCATCAGCCACATGGTGATAATGATATCCCACCTGTGAAAACCATTGCATTCTCAATATCAGGAAGGCTTCTCTTTGCTGGATACACAAATGGGGATTGCTATGTATGGGATACTTTGTTGGCAAAG GTGGTTTTGAACCTGGGATCCCTCCAAAACTCACACGAGGCGCAGATTAGCTGTTTGGGTTTGTCAGCTGATGGAAGTGCCTTGTGTACAGGAAGTTGGGATACAAATTTAAAG ATATGGGCTTTTGGAGGGCATAGGAAAATAATTTGA